GTGATAGACGCGCTGCATCAAGCCGGGTTGCCTGCGATGAGTTTCCCCCCCTCGGGGGCGGTCACCACGCGCCGGGGAACCGTCGCCCACTGGAACTTAAGTCCGCTGCGCGCCGCTTTGGGGGCAGGCTTGCTCCCCGTGGTCAATGGCGATGTCGTTTTCGATGAAATCCTGGGGGGCACGATCCTTTCCACCGAAGATATTTTCACACATTTAGCCAGCGAACTCCGCCCGGAGCGCATCCTGCTGGCCGGGCTGGATGCCGGGGTGTGGAGCGATTATCCTCAATGCACGCAACTCATCCCTAAGATCACACCTAAAAATTGGGCCGGCATTGCATCGGCGTTGGGCGGCTCAGCGGCTACCGATGTGACCGGCGGCATGGCGGGCAAAGTAGAATCAATGCTCGCGCTGGCCGGTAAAAACCAGGGGCTGGAAATTTCGATCTTTAGCGGCACGCATCCCGGCAGTGTGCAATCAGCATTGTCTGGGGATTTACTGGGAACGTCAATTACATCGGTATAATATCCCTATGTTCTTCAAGCCGCGTGCTACCATCCCGAAACGCTATAAACTCTTGCTGGCCGTTGCCCGCATCTTGCGCCCCGAAATCAACGCCATGCAAATCGAGCGCCAGGTTGTTGCCGTCGGCGACCTGATTTCATTCTTATATGCCGCTCCGCTGGCAATCGCCGGAATCATCTGGCTCATTCGGATCAGCGATTGGCAACTTTGGCGTGCTCATAGCGCGGAAATTGTATTACAAGCGGTATTATTTTTCATCTTCAATTATCTGCGCTTTTTCTTGATAGTAGAGTTACGCGCCAATCGTTACGGCAGTTCCGATGGGTCACTGGCGGGCATCATTTTATGGTCGGGCATTCTGCTCTTTGGCCCCACGTTGCTCTGGCTGGCAATATTGGGAACGCTCTTCGAGTTCTGGAGCAATTGGCGCAATGCCGTTTCGGACACCGCCCGCTGGAGCCAATACCGCAATCTGGCGATCAATATTGCCGGAAACACCCTTGTCTCGTTGACTGCGCTCACCATCTACATCGCTATCGGTGGCACGTACCCACTTTCCCCGCTCTCCACCGACACCGTGAGCCGCGCTTTCGGGCTGTTGGCGCTCAATTTTGCCCTGCTAATTTTGCTGTGGAGCGGATACCTGCTCTATGGAGTTTGGTCGCAGCGTGTTTTGGCTGGCTCCG
This genomic stretch from Chloroflexota bacterium harbors:
- a CDS encoding isopentenyl phosphate kinase family protein, whose protein sequence is MSELIFLKLGGSLITDKKQPRTPRLDVIARLADEIRAALAADPNLRLILGHGSGSFGHVPAKRHGTRQGVDSAEGWRGFTEVWHEAVMLNRIVIDALHQAGLPAMSFPPSGAVTTRRGTVAHWNLSPLRAALGAGLLPVVNGDVVFDEILGGTILSTEDIFTHLASELRPERILLAGLDAGVWSDYPQCTQLIPKITPKNWAGIASALGGSAATDVTGGMAGKVESMLALAGKNQGLEISIFSGTHPGSVQSALSGDLLGTSITSV